In a single window of the Niabella ginsenosidivorans genome:
- the bglX gene encoding beta-glucosidase BglX → MRYKRLLLVPLVIAIAVVSVYAQPGDAKMKGFVSSLMSRMTLEEKIGQLNLPSAGEFTTGTATNSDIGKNVKEGKVGGLFNIKGVAKIKAIQKVAVEESRMKIPLLFGMDVIHGYETTFPIPLGLSCTWNMQSIEQSARIAATEASADGICWTFSPMVDLTRDPRWGRVSEGNGEDPYLGAQIAKAMVTGYQGNYASNTNIMACVKHFALYGAAEAGRDYNTVDMSHLRMYNDYFPPYKAAVDAGAGSVMASFNVVDGIPATGNRWLLTDVLRKQWGFKGFVVSDYTGINEMIDHGMGDLQAVSALALKAGVDMDMVGEGFLKTLKKSLDEKKITLAEIEAACRSVLEAKYKLGLFADPYKYCNEERAKTEIFTPEHRKIARQVAAESFVLLKNTPAPEGDGILPLKKAGRIALIGPLADAANNMAGTWSVATVQDRSVSVLAGLKEVLGSKGEILYAKGCNLDADPAMEERATLFGKTLNRDSRSPEAMKAEALQIAGNADVIIAAMGESAEMSGESSSRSDLNIPEIQQDLLAALVKTGKPVVLVLFTGRPLTLGWEDKNVPAILNVWFGGSEAGTAIADVLFGDVTPSGKLTMTFPQNVGQVPLYYAHLNTGRPLGEGKWFQKFRSNYLDVSNDPLYPFGYGLSYTSFNYSDLQLSSTSLKGNQTLQASVTLTNKGKYDGAEVVQLYIRDKVGSISRPVKELKGFQKVLLKAGEAKTITFRITPEDLKFYNSRLKYDWETGDFEIMIGGNSRDVKTATVHWER, encoded by the coding sequence ATGCGATACAAAAGATTGCTGCTTGTTCCTTTGGTGATAGCCATAGCGGTTGTAAGTGTTTATGCACAGCCCGGCGATGCAAAGATGAAGGGTTTCGTTAGCTCTTTAATGAGCAGGATGACCCTGGAGGAAAAAATAGGGCAATTAAATTTGCCAAGTGCAGGCGAGTTTACAACAGGAACCGCTACCAATTCAGATATCGGTAAAAATGTGAAAGAAGGAAAAGTGGGCGGCCTTTTTAATATAAAAGGGGTCGCAAAAATAAAAGCCATCCAGAAAGTGGCGGTAGAAGAAAGCCGTATGAAAATTCCGCTGCTGTTTGGTATGGATGTAATCCATGGTTATGAAACTACTTTCCCGATCCCTTTAGGTCTTTCCTGTACCTGGAATATGCAATCTATAGAACAATCGGCACGCATTGCCGCTACGGAAGCCAGTGCCGATGGTATTTGCTGGACCTTCAGCCCGATGGTGGATCTTACCCGTGATCCGCGCTGGGGAAGGGTTTCAGAAGGCAACGGGGAAGATCCCTACCTGGGAGCACAGATCGCCAAAGCTATGGTAACGGGTTACCAGGGAAATTATGCGTCTAATACCAATATCATGGCCTGTGTAAAGCATTTTGCGTTATACGGAGCTGCGGAAGCCGGCAGGGATTATAACACGGTAGACATGAGCCACCTGCGGATGTATAACGATTATTTTCCTCCTTACAAGGCAGCGGTGGATGCCGGCGCAGGAAGTGTTATGGCTTCCTTCAATGTGGTGGATGGCATACCCGCAACCGGCAACCGCTGGTTGCTGACAGATGTGCTGCGGAAGCAATGGGGCTTTAAAGGTTTTGTAGTAAGCGATTATACGGGTATCAATGAAATGATCGATCATGGAATGGGCGATCTGCAGGCGGTTTCTGCACTGGCATTAAAGGCAGGTGTGGATATGGATATGGTGGGGGAAGGATTCCTGAAAACATTGAAAAAATCCCTTGACGAAAAAAAGATCACACTGGCTGAAATAGAAGCTGCCTGCAGAAGCGTGCTGGAGGCAAAATATAAATTAGGTTTATTTGCGGATCCTTATAAATATTGTAATGAAGAGCGCGCCAAAACAGAAATTTTTACCCCGGAGCACCGGAAAATAGCCCGGCAGGTTGCAGCAGAAAGTTTCGTGCTGTTAAAAAATACTCCTGCCCCTGAAGGGGATGGGATATTACCTTTAAAGAAAGCAGGCAGGATAGCGCTCATTGGTCCCCTGGCCGATGCAGCCAACAATATGGCCGGAACCTGGAGCGTGGCAACGGTACAGGACCGGTCGGTTTCCGTTTTGGCCGGGTTAAAAGAAGTGCTGGGGAGTAAGGGCGAGATCTTATATGCAAAAGGATGCAATCTGGATGCTGATCCGGCAATGGAAGAAAGGGCTACACTGTTTGGCAAGACGCTGAACCGCGACAGCCGCTCACCGGAAGCAATGAAGGCCGAAGCGCTGCAAATTGCAGGCAATGCCGATGTGATCATAGCAGCCATGGGAGAATCTGCAGAGATGAGCGGGGAAAGCAGCAGCCGGTCCGATCTGAATATCCCGGAAATTCAGCAGGATCTTTTGGCCGCGCTGGTAAAAACAGGAAAACCGGTAGTGTTGGTTTTATTTACAGGGCGCCCGCTGACACTGGGCTGGGAAGATAAAAATGTGCCGGCTATTTTGAATGTATGGTTCGGCGGCTCTGAAGCGGGAACAGCCATTGCGGATGTTTTGTTTGGGGATGTAACCCCTTCAGGAAAACTGACCATGACCTTCCCGCAGAATGTTGGGCAGGTTCCGTTGTACTACGCGCATCTGAATACAGGGCGTCCGCTGGGAGAGGGCAAATGGTTCCAGAAATTCCGCTCCAATTACCTGGATGTATCCAATGACCCGCTATATCCTTTTGGGTACGGATTAAGCTATACCTCCTTCAATTATAGCGATCTTCAGTTAAGCAGCACTTCACTCAAAGGCAACCAAACTCTGCAGGCAAGCGTTACACTGACCAATAAAGGTAAATACGATGGTGCAGAAGTGGTGCAATTGTATATTCGCGATAAAGTGGGAAGTATTTCAAGACCCGTAAAGGAATTAAAAGGATTTCAGAAGGTGCTGCTCAAAGCAGGAGAAGCAAAAACAATTACGTTCAGGATTACACCAGAGGACCTGAAATTTTACAACAGCCGGCTGAAATATGATTGGGAAACCGGGGATTTTGAAATAATGATCGGCGGCAACTCAAGGGATGTAAAAACGGCAACGGTGCATTGGGAACGGTAA